tcttaaataataaataatttttattttattataaatacctaaataataatatgatagtTTTACTTTATTACATGGAGTTCTATCTTATtgacttatttaattttagttcttgGTATTTATAAGTGTGTATATACATGAGTGTGAGCCTAACTTCCATATATAATTCAACTGTCACAACTAACAGTTTTATACATACCACAAACttgttcttttaaaattatctcaCATTCATTATGTAAATAAATTCTCACATAATTTGAGGTAGGCCAAGTCGAGATTAAGAAATCACGTATCGTTAGTAAAGTAGCATGCATAACTGATATCTCTTTGGTtgaaaaaaatagaggaaaaaacataaaataggatatattttttgtttgattaaagaaaaaaataaaaaaaagatgaaaaaatatattgacttctaaatatatttttttttcttttcaccttttctttaaatcattttttttcaacttcctCATTTTCTTTCCATCTAATCAACACATAGTATGAAgaattattatattcttttacccttttttttcatcttacttccagttcatttttttctttctattcatCTCTTCATCTTGTGTTGTAACAGTATTTGTCATATATATCAATCTTTTATCTTCCTTTATTAGTTCTTTCTGTGTTTTTTTTCCCCATAACAACCATAATAAGATTTGAACATACTATCAAAACTCTTATTACTAAATCAACCCTAATAGATTTCTTCTCTCTGTCATTGTATCTTCTACTCATATACTCCAAGAATGTTCTTTTTCCCCCATAAAAAACTATACTGTATATTAAGGTAAAAGACACAGGAGGTACCAAAGTCACACTACATCAAATCATCTTCTAACCTTCCAGTATAGTTTGTTGCGGTTTAAGATTAAACTTCCAAAAATAGAGTGTGAGTACAACTTTTTGGTAGTATAATCACTCATGGACGTTGAGGGAGTGTGAGAATGTGAGAGGTGGAAAGAATATTAGGACATTTAATAGTGTGGTGCGGGGTCaagaatctaataaaaaaaaatgctgtaCGGCTTTAGTTATCTACGAACATGATTTTGCGCTTGTCAAATCATCTCATCATAGTGTTTTCACCTTTTGATCGTTGAGTATTGGGGAAtcgatttttttcttcatatttcttGGCTAGTACTCAAGTTAAGAGAATAcgagaaaaattaatatatttttataatatttttgtataattcattgtttctttattatatatttaattttcatttttagttataAGAATACTacataaaattatcttttttttttcaaaaaaagaaaagggtcaTAATAAGTGTGTTGGATGAtgcaatgaaaaaataaaacaggtatataaattaacattagtaaaaaaaaactgaaaaacaaTGCTAATAATCTGATTGGATTTCAAATCTATAAATTGTACTTTTAGGTAAAAATTCTACaagtttttgtttaaaaaataatttaaagtttttcTAACGGGAATTTAAACCCCCGcactaaattattttgaaagaaaaattctcATTCTTCATGTTGTATATTATAGTTTATAATATAGGAATAATGTTCTTACAATAAGATTAAAGATAAGAAGATATGATAAGAAAAGtgtgaaaaagatgaataatgcgATGGAAGGACATACAAAATTAACtatgtgattaaaaaaaagattgaaaattcGATCATTTTGAtagcaaaaattaataaaataataattaatatttattaacgtcatttattttaaaatggtcTCTTCATAACTGTTAGAACAAATAGTCAGGACCACCAAGAGTAAGCTTGGtagttgaatttgaattttcataaattgtttgaattaaaatatattttagtaacttaaatatataatttatttaaaaataaacaaataaaatttgctGTATGAAAATGATCCCATATGAATCAGTTATGACTCTAAAGGTGATAAAGATCTCCCCAGGATATGAAGATGATCCAATATGAATATGAAAATGatgagtttttataatttttatttgctgGTTCTCTGAGAAAAGTTAGCAGCATACCACTTCCCTCACGCAGAGTATGGCGAAAGAAAGGCACCAAAAATCATGTTATAACATGGTTGTCTGAACCACAAGGTTTCCTTCGTTTTCAAATTACTACTAATACTGCTATTAATTTCACTCTCTTTGACCTAATGATCAAATTCAACCGTCCAATATGTTAAGACCAagacaaattcaaaattttaggcAACAATTTAGAAAGACACATTTTCATTTACATTAATGTCAGTTGAACAAGACAAATTCATATTCTATTTTTACACtccacacaattttttttattttaaaaatagcaCAGTTTCCTTTCATGGTTCacgtatttattaatttaggtAAAAATGTAaatcaatagaaaaaatatttaaaactataaaaatgatatgctattaaaaaattaaaaggagggAGGCTGAGAATAACACGTTTCAATTTTTAAACATCGTACGATTAAATTGTAGTCAAAATAAACCTTAAGTAatgatgtttttaatttaattaaaatatactgactatgcaaatttattttaggctgctattaaaattatagtttgttatataatttgttattttttataataattaatttataagttatACTTAATTTCGAACAACATGCGTACAAACATTATACTAACAatgcatgaaaattaaactataatttttattcatcaaTGTTTTTGGACAACTtgagttattttaaaatatttacaaaaatgaataaacacataaaaattttaaacactCAATTTATGAAATgctacaagatttttttttcaagactaATATATAAAGTACTATTTTTTGGGAATGATTTAATGCACTATTTTAccccttttaaattttatttgtaataattatttgtataataattcattgagtttaatgtttatttaccgaccatataaaataaaataatgtaaatcaattttatattggcattcaattatatatcattatttaaattgatttaaaataattattttaaaaataacaaactttTTATCCATAATGAATTGTGATTAAATCAAGGTGTAAAACCTTAATTGTCaatacataactttttttttctctaattcatTTCCTATTATTTCATGGTgcattggtttttaaaaaatcacttaaatacggctgtattttttttaatgttatattatcTTCACAACAACTTTGAGTCAAAACAAACTTTTCacccaacaaaaaagaaactctAGACCCAGCTTTTGActtgagagttttttttttgtccaagAATGAATATGATGCATTCGGCACAATTATTGACTCTGTACCAAAATTTACAATTCAATCCttttcatagaaaaaaaaaatatatgcacgGCCAAAAATGGGATTTCGGTCGTAATCGTTTtaggattggatttcattttTCCAGGTTACTTGTACAATTTTTGTGCGTTAAATGTACCAGAAAGTGTAAGACATTATCTTGTTCATTgagtattaatttttaaaaatggctTATTATTGCTAGTGCACCAAAAATGGAACTCCTCGTTGTGTTTACTCACCAAATTTCAAAGGCATGAGTATGTGGACGGACATAACTTCTCGTGTTTCTACCCAGCTAAACGACTTATAACAGAATATTCTCacgaaaaaaagaagagagagaataagaaaaagaaaaaagtttgattTGCCAAGTGTGAAGCTTGAATAAAGGACACTATAAGGCATCTTTGTCGCCTAGATCATTTGAGCGATAGAAAAATCTATAAAGTGGGTTACGTGTTTACtacttattttgaatttgaagcaAATAACAGTATCTCATGAAAGTTGGCGAGCTTTACCATGATAAAATACATTTTgattcttgagtttgcttggaTATTGGAACAAAATTCATGTGACACTATCAAActtgtttttttgttgaaacTGAGCTTAGTAATTTATGcttgaaaatgtttatataaaaaaataagcttattgtaaattttagtGTAGATTTTCAATCCACggcaagaaatatttttttcccactTTTATTCTAATATATGCAATTAAGAACAAACTTGATTTTACAATTTTACATCTGTACAtctaaacatattaaaaaaaaataaaaattacaattgtgGTCCTTGAACGTGTGTTTATGACGAGCTCAAACACACTAATAGTTAAGCCATCTAATAATTTACACTAATGACTCCACCTGATTCTTCTCCTATTCATAGTTTCCCACCTAAGCTGAGCCTACGCGAGACTCTTGTAAaagttctattaatttttataaaaaaaaaaaacgtactCATGGAAAAGAATACGAGCaattattaaaagtaaaaatacgaacaatcattaaaaattactactttatattataaaacataaaaaataatttaatatattttctgtaataaaatacatttaatatatattgatacTGTCCGTTCATTAACGTAGTCAATAAAACAGATCATGAATTAATGGGCATAAATAGTGGAGtagttagttaaaaaaataaggaggGGGAATGGAAACACCCTACCCCAATACATTACTACAAATCACTCTAGTCGAGTTAAGGCCCCAAAAATAGTTATATTACTATCAAAGCGTCCATTAAAGCTAGCTTGGTGGGATAAAGTagttatcataatttaaatacaaaatataatctCTTGCGGAAATAACATGcatattagtttttaaaatctgAAATTAATCACTCTCGATTTGGAAAGAAATATGCAATGATTATTGTCTTattatgttttgttattttggaaATTTCCGCATTAGTATAtgcacacaaaataaaaaatgattaattcaaGAATAACGCAACAAATTAAAACTACCATTGTGAAGCGATCGTGCCATCAAAATGGTAGTAAAAAGTGATTAAGGAAATATTgaccatttaaaattttaaatacttaaaagagCTTCTTGCTGACAAGAGAGAAGGAAGGAATATAGTCTGCAATTTGCacacattttattataattatgcgAGTGGATTGAAGTAATAAGAACATGatgaatttgaatatttttattaacctAATATATTTcgttctaaaataattatcattattttatatatattaagaaaaaaataataaacaaaagaaagaaaatagagaatttataaaattaacattgtATAATCAtcaattcatttataatttttttgtctagCAGTAATATTATGAAAGATATAAGtgataaaagataattaatattacataaaaaattaaaataataattatttgaatataatttttttatcttacacaataattataataagataAAGGGAATAATCTGAGAGTTTTATTAAACTAAAACACTggaaagaaagacaaaaaatgCGGGCTAGCTCCTAGGAAGACAAATCCATTCGCCGAACGTCTTGCTTATTAATTAGGTAAATCTGCATTTCTATTTGCATTCCAAAGTCAAGCATGGCACCAAATTGTCGCAAAACAATCTACAGActgaaaaattagtttttgcAAGAAGCGAGTAACAGTCACGTgctaatgaattttattttatttttatctgatATTCTCCCATAATTAAGCCCACACAAACAATGGTAATATTCATGAGTTAAGAACCCAAAAGTAACAACGAATTTACCACCCAATTAAGTGTGATGCTTCTTAAGGAAAggttcatttttatatttcttttccctttctttCCCCACACACAAGAGAAAAAGTCtaattgtatgaccccgaaaaTTATTCGCATTAATTAATAAGAGTTACCAAGCTGGGAAGGTGATGCTGCAGAGGACCAAACCAACGTTATAAGAGGACCCAATCAAAAAACAGTTTCGTTCCTTCTTTCCCACTTTTCACACACCAAAACGCAACAAAACCGAAAAagtcactcactcactcactatTCTAGCGAGTTGGCAACAACCAGCTAAGCCGGTGAACCGGTAAACTCTTTCAAAGTTCAAAGGGTCCTCAGCGCCGTACACACTATATAAGTATTTCTTGACGCATCGTAACCATTGGCGTTTCAGTTCATTCATTCATATTTTCCACTCCCTCTTTCGCCACTCTCGAAATCCGTGCACTGATACTCAGAGacaaagatgaaagagagaaggaAGTGAAACGCAGGACAGCCTTGCCGTTTTTGATAGGCCGCTAAACGACGAAGCAAAACGCGTTCATaacagaagaaagaaagaaaagagtaaCTGACAACTGTACCAGTAGAAAAATCATCGACGGTATGCTCATGACTGTCACTGCTTCGtcgtttatttttttgtttcattttcaatttggatctGATTCACTGATTCTCAAATTCTTCAAATTCTCTCACTCGCAAGACAAACATTCAAAcgattcacttttttttttttgcaatgaaAGCGAAAACGAGAAGCACGTTTTCTCATAAACCTCGCACTGAATTATTATTGCGGTTTCTTTTATTCAGCGACTCGCTGAAGCGGTGAATTAAACAAACCGAAGCGTGAAGAGAAGGTTCTGGAAGAAGCGGATGGGAAAATCGACGAATAATAACAGAGACTGGACGCAGATGTACGCGATCTACGGAATGGAGCAATGGCAGACCCTAATTTTCCTCTTGTGTCAGGCGATGCTGTTTTCTGTGTTGTCTGTTTTGTATCTTCTTTACTTCGATCTTGTGTGTAACTTTTTCGAGAGGATCTTTTCCGGCGCCGGCGGAGGCACGGCGAGATTCGCGGCCGGAATTACCGGCTCGGTGACGGCGCTCTCCGCGCTGTGCCTCTTCTTCGCGGCGGCGAACTTCTTCTACTCGTCGGTGCCGCTGCACTTCGACATGGCGCAGCGCATCGTCTCCGCCGTGCACGACTGGTCGTCGGTGAAGCTGGCGCTGGACCTCGGCTGCTGCGGCCGCGGCATCCTCCTGAACGCGGTGGCGACGCAGCTGAAAAAGGAAGGGAGCTCCGGCCGCGTCGTCGGCCTCGACCGCACGAAGCGGACGACGCTGTCGACGCTGCGCGCGGCGAAGATGGAAGGCGTCGGCGAGTACGTGACGTGCCGCGA
Above is a window of Glycine soja cultivar W05 chromosome 12, ASM419377v2, whole genome shotgun sequence DNA encoding:
- the LOC114377979 gene encoding uncharacterized protein LOC114377979; its protein translation is MGKSTNNNRDWTQMYAIYGMEQWQTLIFLLCQAMLFSVLSVLYLLYFDLVCNFFERIFSGAGGGTARFAAGITGSVTALSALCLFFAAANFFYSSVPLHFDMAQRIVSAVHDWSSVKLALDLGCCGRGILLNAVATQLKKEGSSGRVVGLDRTKRTTLSTLRAAKMEGVGEYVTCREGDARRLPFPDNYFDVVVSGVFVHTVGREYGARTAEAAAERMRAVAELVRVMKPGGVAVVWDLLHVPEYVLRLQELKMEDVRVSERVTAFMVSSHIVSFRKPSQHVHGPAEVRLDWRLC